The following DNA comes from Deltaproteobacteria bacterium.
TGGCCCCGCTGCCTCCGGCCAGCAGGGTCCAGAGGATGAGGGAATCGTTTCCGGCCAGAACGGATAACCTTCGATCCGTATCTTCAATGTATCTCAGGGTATTGTCAAAATTCCCGCTGCTGTCCTTGACGCCAACGATGTTGGGATATTGGGCCAGCCGGCGGACTGTTTTATAGTCGATGTTGTTTCCCGTCCTGGCCGGCAGGTTATACAGAACGATGGGCAGATCGACCGATTCGGCGACCTGGCTGTAATGCCGATAAATATCTTCCTGAGATATGGCCACAAAATAGGGAGAGACAATCGATAAGGCATCCACTCCCAGTTCCTTGGCCCGGCCTGACAGAAAGATGGTCTCCCGGGTGCTGATGCCTCCCGTACCGGCATATACGGGGACCCTTCCACTGGTTTCCTCCACCACGATCCTGATGACTTCCAATTTCTCTTCCGTGGTTAAGGCATATCCCTCACCGTTGGTTCCCAGCGCAAAGATCCCGTTTATGCCGCAGGTTATTTGCCGGTTGACCTGAATGCGCAACTCCTTTTCATTGATGTTCTCATCTTCTGTCATGGCCGTAACGATAGGGGTGATGATGCCTTGTGGTTTGAACATGTTTTTTCCCTCCTAGTAGCTCAACTCAACATTCTTTCAATCCCACCCCCGGCCGCTCCTTGCCAAAAAACTTTAAGGCCACTGGAGAAACCAGGAGTGCAAACGCGATCAGCAGAAAAGCGGCGGCAATGGGCCGGCTCAAAAAAATCAAGGGACTCCCGCCGGAAATGATCAGGGACTGACGTAAAGCATCCTCAAACATGGGGCCTAAGACAAAGGCCAGGACAAGCGGGGCCGGTTCATAATCGTACTTTTTCATCAGGTACCCCAAGATCCCGAAAAAGATCATGATATAAACATCCTGAATATTGTTGCCCACCGTGTAAGCCCCGATGAGACAGAAGAGGACAATGAAGGGGAAGAGCAGGGAATAGGGGATCTTGAGCAGGCGGACCCAAAGACCGATCAGGGGCAGATTCAAGATAAGCAGCATGAAATTCCCAACGTACATACTCCCCACCACCCCCCAGAATATCCGGGGATGCTCGATCAACAATCTCGGTCCCGGGGTGACCCCATGGATCATCAGTGCACTTATCAAGATGGCCAGGACCACATTGCAGGGTATGCCCATGGTCAGCATGGGAATGAAAGCCCCCTGGGCGCCTGAGTTGTTCGCCGACTCCGGTCCGGCCACCCCGCGGATATCTCCCTGGCCGAAGGTCTCGGGGTGCCTGGCCAGCTTCTTTTCCATGGCGTAGGAAATAAATGCGGGAATCATTCCGCCGCCTCCCGGGATTATGCCCAAAAAGAATCCCATGATAGACCCCCGGGTAATCGGTCCGGTAGAGTCCTTCCAGTCCTTCTTAGTCGGCAAAAGGTCGCGCAA
Coding sequences within:
- the dapA gene encoding 4-hydroxy-tetrahydrodipicolinate synthase, coding for MFKPQGIITPIVTAMTEDENINEKELRIQVNRQITCGINGIFALGTNGEGYALTTEEKLEVIRIVVEETSGRVPVYAGTGGISTRETIFLSGRAKELGVDALSIVSPYFVAISQEDIYRHYSQVAESVDLPIVLYNLPARTGNNIDYKTVRRLAQYPNIVGVKDSSGNFDNTLRYIEDTDRRLSVLAGNDSLILWTLLAGGSGAIAGTANVFPEIALGIYRLWEAGKIAEANQLQARLRPLRDVMKLGNPNSVIKRAMNLLGYPVGPAREPVKGISRDIDEELQKAFAFYK
- a CDS encoding tripartite tricarboxylate transporter permease; the encoded protein is MDFFSHVYLAFQVALEPTNIFLCFVGCLIGTFVGVLPGLGPAASISLLLPLTFKLPPESAIIMLGGLYYGTMYGGSTTSILLNVPGEAASVVTCLDGYQMAKKGRAGPALGIAAFGSFLAGTFATIMIMLLAPPLAGIALKFGPPEFVGLVFMGLIMVTYLSSGSMAKALMMAVVGLLISFIGTDIVTGRERFTLGIPTMAGGFDMVPIVMGLFGISEVLLNLASPEGGGDVFQTKLRDLLPTKKDWKDSTGPITRGSIMGFFLGIIPGGGGMIPAFISYAMEKKLARHPETFGQGDIRGVAGPESANNSGAQGAFIPMLTMGIPCNVVLAILISALMIHGVTPGPRLLIEHPRIFWGVVGSMYVGNFMLLILNLPLIGLWVRLLKIPYSLLFPFIVLFCLIGAYTVGNNIQDVYIMIFFGILGYLMKKYDYEPAPLVLAFVLGPMFEDALRQSLIISGGSPLIFLSRPIAAAFLLIAFALLVSPVALKFFGKERPGVGLKEC